Below is a window of Candidatus Thermoplasmatota archaeon DNA.
ATGATGGTGTTCCATCATCGGCAGCGAGCAGCATTCCTTGAGATCGTATACCCCTTACCACGGCCGGTTTCAAATTTGCCACCATGACGATTTTTTTATCCTGCAACTGCTTTTTATCATACCATGGTTTTATGCCTGCCACAATCCTCCTTTTCCCAAGCTCCCCCACATCTATGTCAAGTGCATACAGTTTATCGGCGGATGGATGTTCCCTGACTTTTACTATTTTTGCGATTCTTAAATCCAGTTCTGAGAACGGTTCTTCCATAACTATCTCCGCCAACTCCAGCTTTTTAAACAATGGTACGGGCTTTTCTAACTTTACTTTTTTTAGCTCCTTCAATCCTTCGTCCCATTTCTGGTCGTCTATATTTCCCTCATACCCGAGCATCTCCCATATTTTGTTTGCCGATTTTGGGATATAAGGCGCGGAGCATACCGCAAGAGCTTTTACTATTTTGAAGCATATGTGGAGAACGGTTGCACACCTTTCTCTATCACTTTTTATCAAATTCCACGGGGCTTGCTCATTTAAATATTGATTTCCGGCTTGAGCCAGTCCTATTATTCTTTTTATCCCTTCCTTGAATCGGCATGCTTTTATCGACACTCCCACTTCTTCGACCGTTTTTACTATCTCCTCCTCTATTTTTTTGTCCACATCCCTTATCTTGCCTGCTTCAGGCATTTCCCCGAAATTTTTTTGGGTGAATGTTACAACTCTATGGATGAAATTTCCATAAGTGCCCACAAGTTCATTGTTGTTCTTTGCAACAAAATCTTCCCAGTTCCAATCCGTATCATGTTTTTCCGGCATGTTTATTGAGAGGTAATACCTTATCGTGTCCACATCAAATTTTTTTAGCATATCTGGAATCCATATCCCTATGTCCCTCGACTTCGAAAATTGTTCTCCGGAAAAAGTGAGATACTCATTGGCGGGCACATCATAAGGCAGATTTAAATCACCATGCCCCATGAGCATTGCAGGCCATATTATTGTATGAAACGGTATATTATCCTTGGCCAGGAAATAATAATGCTTTGCATTTCCTGTCCACCATTCTTTCCATTTGTCCGGGTCATTTCTCATAACAGCCCATTCCTTGGATGCAGACAAGTAGCCTATGACTGCTTCAAACCATACATAAATCCGTTTGTCCTCAAAACCTTCTAAAGGTATTCCTACGCCCCATTCGAGGTCTCGCGTTATTGCCCTGTCATTAAGCCCGCCCTTTATCCAGTTTCTCGTGAATTTTATAACATTGTCTTTCCAGTAGCCTTTGTCTTCCAGCCAGCCCGCCAATTTATCCTCGAATTCAGAGAGTTTGAAGAAAAGGTGTTCCGTTTCTTTCGTGACCGGCGTGCCGCTGCATATCTTGCATTTCGGGTCTATCAATTCCGATGATTCAAGCGTTTTCCCGCATTTGTCGCATTGATCTCCCCTCGCCTCCCCGCCGCAGTACGGGCATATTCCCTCAACATATCTGTCCGGCAAAAACCTTTCACAGTTTTCGCAGTATGGGGCAAGCATCTTTTTTCGGTAAACATGCCCATTTTCATAAAGGCGGAAAAAAAAATTCTGTACAACCTGCTTGTGAAATGCATTGCTTGTTCGGGAAAAATTTTCGAAAATTATGCCTAACTCCCTGATATTCTTCATATGCTGAGCATTGTATCTATCCGCAATTTCTTTGGGACGGACCCCCTCCTCTTCAGCAGTCAGTGTTATAGGCGTTCCATGTTCATCGCTTCCCGAAACCATGAGAACATCATTTCCAACCATCCTGTTGAACCGTCCGAATATGTCGGCAGGAAGGAGGCAGCCGGCCAGCGTACCCAGATGTAATGGGCCATTTGCATACGGCCAGGCGACGCCTATGAATATGCGATCTTTCATGTCCTGGTAATAAGAGGTAAATTTAAAATATGTCCGTAAGGTTTTAATAGCACCTCTGTATAGTGGAAATGAAATTAGTGCATCATCATGTTTACAAATTCACTTAGTCGCTTTCGGGATCATTCAAGCATTTGCAGAATTTTCATGATGTACTATTTTAAGGAGTGATGAAAATGTCAATAGATCCATCATCAGCAAAATATTTAATTAAAGCAAAAATAAAAGTAGACGGCGCTGTAGAAAAATCGGATGTCATAGGTGCAATATTCGGTCAGACCGAAGGCCTTATAGGCGATAGTCTCGACCTCCGCGATTTGCAGAAGTCGGCAAGAGTCGGGCGCATCGAGGTCGATATGCACCAAAAAAATGGGAAAAGTGAAGGGACTCTTACCCTTACCTCTGCGCTTGAAAAAGTGGAAACGGCAATAATAGCAGCGGGAATAGAGTCCGTTGATAGGATAGGCCCCTGCAAGGCAGAGATTAACATAGATAAGGTTGAGGACATAAGAATTTCCAAGAGAAAACATGTTATAGATAGGGCAAAGAATATACTTACAGGAATGATAAGCGAGGGCAGGGAAGAGATAGAAGATATTGTGGAGACTATACGCCAATCTGTACAGGTTGAGGAAATAGAATATTACGGTAAAGATCGTCTACCTTCCGGACCGAATGTAAGCAAAAGCGATGGCATCATTGTTGTTGAAGGAAGGAATGATGTGGTTAATTTACTAAAGCACGGGATAAAAAATACCATATCTGTTGAAGGTACCAGTGTCCCCCAGAGCATAGTTGACCTGTGCACCGAAAAAATTGCCACAGCTTTTGTTGACGGAGACAGGGGCGGCGAACTAATACTTAAAGAGTTGCTTCAGGTTGCAGATATAGATTTTGTGGCAAGGGCGCCAAAGACCCGGGAAGTAGAAGAGTTGCCGTATAAACTTATAATGAAAGCCCTGAAGAATAAGATAC
It encodes the following:
- the metG gene encoding methionine--tRNA ligase, yielding MCKHDDALISFPLYRGAIKTLRTYFKFTSYYQDMKDRIFIGVAWPYANGPLHLGTLAGCLLPADIFGRFNRMVGNDVLMVSGSDEHGTPITLTAEEEGVRPKEIADRYNAQHMKNIRELGIIFENFSRTSNAFHKQVVQNFFFRLYENGHVYRKKMLAPYCENCERFLPDRYVEGICPYCGGEARGDQCDKCGKTLESSELIDPKCKICSGTPVTKETEHLFFKLSEFEDKLAGWLEDKGYWKDNVIKFTRNWIKGGLNDRAITRDLEWGVGIPLEGFEDKRIYVWFEAVIGYLSASKEWAVMRNDPDKWKEWWTGNAKHYYFLAKDNIPFHTIIWPAMLMGHGDLNLPYDVPANEYLTFSGEQFSKSRDIGIWIPDMLKKFDVDTIRYYLSINMPEKHDTDWNWEDFVAKNNNELVGTYGNFIHRVVTFTQKNFGEMPEAGKIRDVDKKIEEEIVKTVEEVGVSIKACRFKEGIKRIIGLAQAGNQYLNEQAPWNLIKSDRERCATVLHICFKIVKALAVCSAPYIPKSANKIWEMLGYEGNIDDQKWDEGLKELKKVKLEKPVPLFKKLELAEIVMEEPFSELDLRIAKIVKVREHPSADKLYALDIDVGELGKRRIVAGIKPWYDKKQLQDKKIVMVANLKPAVVRGIRSQGMLLAADDGTPSLLIPDDEPGGRVGIEGIEPKPVEVVDFKEFEKIHMKVNEKGLVEYKRKILRDKKGAIKLDRNVAKGAPIH
- the dnaG gene encoding DNA primase DnaG — encoded protein: MSIDPSSAKYLIKAKIKVDGAVEKSDVIGAIFGQTEGLIGDSLDLRDLQKSARVGRIEVDMHQKNGKSEGTLTLTSALEKVETAIIAAGIESVDRIGPCKAEINIDKVEDIRISKRKHVIDRAKNILTGMISEGREEIEDIVETIRQSVQVEEIEYYGKDRLPSGPNVSKSDGIIVVEGRNDVVNLLKHGIKNTISVEGTSVPQSIVDLCTEKIATAFVDGDRGGELILKELLQVADIDFVARAPKTREVEELPYKLIMKALKNKIPAEQYMEMHGIERKNNRVNKKKNNNESELSDKQKNYKKLLSEVKGTLTAILLNKDGTEIDRVKVDSLVNTLSKNKAHTVIFDGITTQRLIDTAFDRGVSTIISTKEGEISKIPTSLTIITEDRIK